One genomic window of Punica granatum isolate Tunisia-2019 chromosome 1, ASM765513v2, whole genome shotgun sequence includes the following:
- the LOC116199676 gene encoding membrane protein PM19L-like, whose product MAGGQMKNVASLLLFLNFCMYMIVLCIGGWATNIAIDRGFIIGPGFDLPAHFSPIYFPMGNAATGFFVTFSLIAGAVGIASAIAGVNHLRAWNIDSLPSAAAVGAIAWTLTLLAMGFACKEIELHIRNAKLRTMEAFLIILSATQLFYIAAIHGASSRRG is encoded by the exons ATGGCAGGTGGGCAGATGAAGAATGTGGCTTCTCTTCTTCTATTCCTCAATTTCTGTATGTACATGATCGTTCTGTGCATCGGTGGATGGGCCACTAATATCGCTATCGACCGTGGCTTCATCATCG GACCGGGCTTCGATCTTCCGGCTCATTTCTCCCCCATATACTTTCCGATGGGAAATGCTGCGACCGGCTTCTTCGTTACGTTCTCTCTGATAGCCGGAGCGGTCGGGATTGCGTCTGCCATCGCAGGTGTTAACCACCTCCGAGCCTGGAACATCGACAGCTTACCTTCTGCTGCTGCAGTCGGGGCTATTGCCTGGACTCTCACTCTCCTTGCTATGGG CTTTGCCTGCAAAGAGATTGAACTGCACATCAGAAATGCCAAACTG AGGACGATGGAAGCATTCCTAATAATCCTCTCAGCTACCCAGCTCTTTTACATTGCGGCTATCCATGGCGCCTCATCGAGAAGAGGCTGA
- the LOC116199663 gene encoding uncharacterized protein LOC116199663, which translates to MPSGAKKRKANKKKKAQQPHQSSHETDDPRQHEEKDSDGGEVEVLSPASQGGHRDPFPNDGAEEFEDPPPAGSHASESKSFEMEGPVDSVGAPKLLGLEENENVEIVKEVNSEDISERKTVDIECVDVEAVEIVANGAEGKANGVSLDNGSQVFEEKKVEMEEVEAVALEASNTNDFVKQIDSLPEASNTNDFVKQIDSLPEEPVQIVENTLVVDSIEPVPSAFESENVIHVTKALVEETPAGSASTLKDQHEKLRPEIDELPQVSETVPEASSVKVHETAVDATDEIAGKSSCDEKEGKLLVSPATKAKETVAVVTDEIAGKSSSDKKEGKLLVSPATNVVTDGNAGKLSSDEKEGKLSASPEAPIAQARDVVEAAKEAERPQPSENQTPMAPAPRVSQKTSLLSCCGILDVIMGSSR; encoded by the exons ATGCCTTCAGGTGCCAAGAAGAGGAAAgccaacaagaagaagaaggctcAGCAGCCCCATCAGTCGTCCCATG AGACTGATGATCCGAGGCAACATGAAGAGAAGGACAGTGATGGTGGTGAGGTGGAGGTTCTTTCCCCTGCATCTCAGGGCGGCCACCGTGACCCCTTCCCTAATGACGGGGCTGAGGAGTTCGAGGACCCTCCACCTGCCGGGTCGCATGCCTCTGAGAGCAAGTCCTTCGAGATGGAGGGCCCTGTTGACTCGGTTGGCGCCCCTAAGCTTTTAGGGCTCGAGGAGAATGAGAATGTCGAAATTGTCAAGGAAGTGAATTCTGAAGACATTTCGGAGAGGAAAACTGTTGATATCGAGTGCGTTGATGTTGAGGCTGTGGAGATCGTGGCCAATGGCGCCGAGGGAAAAGCCAATGGTGTCAGCTTGGATAATGGGTCTCAGGTTTTTGAGGAGAAGAAGGTAGAGATGGAAGAAGTGGAAGCTGTGGCTTTGGAAGCATCCAATACTAATGATTTCGTGAAGCAAATCGATTCTCTGCCTGAAGCATCCAATACCAATGATTTCGTGAAGCAAATCGATTCTCTGCCTGAAGAGCCAGTTCAGATTGTTGAGAACACCCTTGTTGTTGATTCCATTGAACCGGTGCCATCTGCGTTCGAATCTGAGAATGTTATTCATGTGACTAAAGCTTTGGTAGAAGAGACTCCAGCAGGCTCTGCTTCCACATTGAAGGATCAACACGAGAAATTGAGGCCAGAAATAGATGAGCTTCCGCAAGTTTCGGAGACCGTGCCAGAAGCTTCATCAGTGAAGGTCCACGAAACAGCGGTTGATGCGACTGATGAAATTGCTGGGAAATCATCCTGTGATGAAAAGGAGGGCAAATTGTTGGTGAGTCCAGCAACGAAGGCCAAGGAAACTGTGGCTGTCGTGACCGATGAAATTGCTGGGAAATCATCCAGTGATAAAAAGGAAGGAAAGTTGTTGGTGAGTCCTGCAACAAATGTCGTGACCGATGGAAATGCTGGGAAATTGTCCAGTGATGAAAAGGAGGGCAAGTTGTCAGCAAGTCCAGAAGCTCCAATTGCTCAAGCTCGTGATGTGGTCGAGGCTGCCAAGGAGGCTGAGAGACCTCAGCCCTCAGAGAACCAG ACTCCGATGGCACCGGCACCAAGAGTTTCTCAAAAAACTTCTTTGTTAAGTTGCTGTGGGATACTTGATGTGATAATGGGTTCCTCGAGATAA
- the LOC116205624 gene encoding secreted RxLR effector protein 161-like → MSPKTPEEREKMAHVPYASAIGSLMYAMLCTRPDIAYAVSVTNRYQSNIGPDHWTAVKNILKYLRRTKDMVMVYGEGELRLDRFTDSDFQSDVDDRKFISSYIFTCNGDAVSWKSSKQETIADSTTETEYIAISDAVKEAVWIRKFVTKLDVVPYISSPVELYCDNTRAIAQAKEPRSHRKSKHIERRYHIIREIIGRGDVAVQKVASADNVADPLTKAMTQQQLEKDLEKMGLRYCTEWL, encoded by the coding sequence ATGTCTCCCAAGACTCCtgaggagagagaaaagatggcACATGTGCCTTATGCTTCGGCTATAGGTAGCCTGATGTACGCTATGCTGTGTACAAGGCCAGATATCGCGTATGCTGTTAGTGTGACTAACAGGTATCAATCCAACATAGGACCTGATCATTGGACTGCTGTCAAGAATatccttaagtacttgagAAGAACTAAGGATATGGTTATGGTATATGGAGAAGGTGAGTTGAGACTAGACAGGTTTACAGATTCTGATTTTCAGTCAGATGTGGATGATAGAAAGTTTATCTCTAGTTATATATTCACCTGTAATGGAGATGCAGTTAGCTGGAAGAGTTCTAAGCAAGAGACGATTGCAGATTCCACTACAGAGACTGAGTATATTGCTATATCTGATGCAGTAAAGGAGGCAGTTTGGATTCGGAAGTTTGTGACTAAACTCGATGTTGTTCCCTACATATCGTCACCAGTAGAGCTGTACTGTGATAATACTCGAGCAATTGCTCAAGCAAAGGAACCGAGATCACATCGGAAGTCCAAACACATTGAGAGGAGATATCATATTATTAGGGAGATTATCGGGAGAGGCGATGTAGCCGTGCAGAAAGTAGCTTCAGCGGATAATGTCGCTGATCCACTCACGAAGGCCATGACGCAGCAACAGCTAGAGAAAGATCTTGAGAAAATGGGTCTTAGATACTGTACTGagtggctctag
- the LOC116205613 gene encoding uncharacterized protein LOC116205613: MIEEDDWSDGVDEGEVGSDRQDETEDEIGSDRGDETSSNGSETFEPRAYEYEDNEDDDEEFFAEENEFVDKIASDKAESSRQRMKGLEAVVRAQERCDDIVIPEFDYQRHLSKEYHGLIGSDDEDNGIMHADFARHHLVSRVLKNLLAYRKWVEKNLVDATGSYPNFTAKDAAKYMAYNYHVHLVEMKFYRNLEITRDIVEESENAQFVVLYDYCEEIKRSNPRSTVGLSVERVVQILPPRGTLLAAVIHDLNQTFYLIAYVVVELETKET; the protein is encoded by the exons ATGATAGAAGAAGATGATTGGTCGGATGGAGTTGATGAGGGTGAGGTTGGTAGTGATAGACAAGATGAAACTGAGGATGAGATTGGTAGCGATAGAGGAGATGAGACTAGTTCTAATGGATCTGAAACATTTGAACCTAGAGCATATGAGTATGAAGACaatgaggatgatgatgaggaaTTCTTTGcagaagaaaatgaatttgTAGATAAGATTGCAAGTGATAAAGCTGAGTCTTCAAGACAGAGAATGAAAGGGTTAGAAGCTGTTGTGAGAGCTCAAGAAAGATGTGACGATATTGTAATACCTGAGTTTGATTATCAAAGACACCTTTCTAAGGAGTATCATGGATTGATTGGGAGTGATGATGAAGACAATGGGATAATGCATGCTGATTTTGCCCGGCACCATTTGGTCAG CAGGGTCTTGAAGAATCTTCTAGCATATAGAAAATGGGTGGAGAAGAACCTAGTGGACGCTACGGGGAGTTATCCAAATTTTACAGCCAAAGATGCAGCCAAATACATGGCTTATAATTATCACGTTCACTTGGTAGAGATGAAGTTCTATAGAAATTTGGAAATAACCAGAGATATAGTTGAAGAATCTGAGAATGCACAATTTGTTGTACTTTATGATTATTGTGAAGAGATCAAAAGGAGCAACCCTAGGTCAACTGTAGGATTAAGTGTGGAGAGGGTTGTTCAGATTTTGCCTCCTAG AGGCACTCTATTAGCAGCAGTGATTCATGATCTCAACCAGACATTCTATCTCATTGCATACGTAGTTGTTGAGCTAGAGACAAAGGAAACATAA